One region of Pseudodesulfovibrio senegalensis genomic DNA includes:
- a CDS encoding rubrerythrin family protein, producing MSKTQENLKNAFAGESQANRKYLAFAAQADKEGLTQVAKLFRAVAEAETIHAHAHLRLMKGIGTTEENLRAANEGEVYEYESMYPAMIKDAEEEGNRAAARYFDFANQVEELHSGLYTEALNDPAGLEGVDYYVCSVCGNTVKGQPSEKCSVCNVAPDKFFKSE from the coding sequence ATGAGCAAGACGCAGGAAAATCTGAAAAACGCATTTGCCGGAGAGTCGCAGGCCAACCGCAAGTATCTCGCTTTTGCCGCGCAGGCGGACAAGGAAGGCCTGACCCAGGTGGCCAAGCTGTTCCGTGCCGTGGCCGAGGCCGAGACCATCCACGCCCACGCGCACCTGCGCCTGATGAAGGGCATCGGCACCACCGAGGAAAACCTGCGCGCCGCCAACGAGGGCGAAGTGTATGAATACGAAAGCATGTACCCGGCCATGATCAAGGATGCCGAGGAAGAGGGCAACCGCGCCGCGGCCCGGTATTTCGACTTTGCCAATCAGGTGGAGGAACTGCATTCGGGCCTGTACACCGAGGCGCTCAACGACCCCGCCGGGCTTGAGGGCGTGGACTACTACGTGTGCTCGGTGTGCGGCAACACGGTCAAGGGCCAACCTTCGGAAAAATGTTCGGTGTGCAACGTTGCGCCGGACAAGTTCTTCAAGAGCGAATAA
- a CDS encoding DUF2721 domain-containing protein codes for MTITVTTPALLFPAISLFMLAFTNRFLSLGSRIRALHDHFRQTSDESVRKQIDNLRKRIFMIRNMQGLGVMSMFTCVLSMVCLFENWQLAGEILFGISLALLLASLWISFLEIRISVNALEILLADLEKR; via the coding sequence ATGACCATAACCGTGACCACGCCAGCCCTGTTGTTTCCGGCCATATCCTTATTTATGCTGGCCTTTACCAACCGCTTTCTTTCGCTGGGCAGCCGCATCCGTGCGCTGCACGACCATTTTCGCCAGACCAGCGACGAGTCCGTGCGCAAGCAGATCGACAACCTGCGCAAGCGGATCTTCATGATCCGCAATATGCAGGGACTGGGCGTCATGTCCATGTTCACCTGCGTGCTGTCCATGGTTTGCCTGTTCGAAAACTGGCAGCTGGCCGGAGAAATCCTGTTCGGCATCAGCCTGGCTCTGCTGCTGGCATCATTGTGGATATCGTTTCTGGAAATCAGAATCTCCGTGAACGCGCTGGAAATCCTGCTCGCGGATCTGGAAAAAAGATAA